The genomic interval ATTTATTTCAGAAATCTAATACTTTGAGAGCAGATGGCTGTTAATTTATACGGGGAAAAAATGTCTCAATAAAGCCTCTAAAACGTCAATATTTAGATTATTGTAGATTGGTGTTACAGATTCAACTTGTGATTgtataaaataagaaattaacattttaagaaACCGTTTTGGGCGTTGTGACATTGTGATGGAGATTTTCACCATTTTGTAACATTTTTAAGATGACACAATTCATCAATTGAATGAAAAAGTTATCGCTAACTGCAGCCCCACTCAATTTAGGGTGGAAGTCATTATTACAGTCAGTTTATCAGATACaattttggtgtgtgtgtataaatattgaaaatattgtGTGTTAACTGAGGTCCGGAGGTGGTTGTGGGGAGAGGGAGGGCTCCATGTCTGCCTTGCTGCGTTTGGCCGGCAGCGTCTGGTCATGAGCTTTGCGAATGTGTCTGTAAAGGTCGCCGGACTGTGTGTAGCTCCGATAGCAGTAGCGACACTCGTAAGGGCGCTCGCGTGTGTGCACAATGGCGTGACGCCTTAGTGTGTACGTGCATGAGAATGTCTTTCCACAGACGCCACAAGTGGGGACGTCCTCCATGAAGTTACCCATAGAGTCCTGGTAGTACGTTGGAGTCTCTAAATGCTGCTGAGCTGTGGacggagtgaggagggaggcagCAAAAGAGGAGGGTTCCTGCGAGGAAGGGCCGGCaccagaagaggaagaggagggagagagggggaaggagTAGTCATTTGAATGGGACGTCATCTGTAGTAGGGCCTGCGGGTGGGAGTGGAGAAACTGAGGACTGTTCAACTCCTCTTCCTGGAGGTCGTCTTCAAAATCATTGTCCAGTTCCATcactggttctctctctctgttctcctcctccagctcttcatCAGATATAACAATGGCCTCCACTTTGACTATCACATTCTTCTCATTACTGCTGTCTGTACGCACTCTGCCCACATTTCTTGTGGTGGGTGAAGCTCCGGTATCCCCCTCAGGTCCCCCAAGGTTTTGTGTCTGACAGTGAATGTGAAAGTCGGAGCTTTGGCTTTGGAGTGACAAAGTGTTCTGGATTCGAATTTGGGGAGGTGCACGCTGGATTGGTGATTGTACCGGATTGGATTGTAGGTGTGAGTTGGGTGCTGACCCGTGGATTAACATGACCATCTGCTGTCCTCCGTCTGATGTACCTCTGTGGTCGGTCTCCAAGCGTTTCCGAACATCATTGTGACGGGGTAATCGAAGTACGTCCTGATGAAGGCTTGGAGAAAGACTGGATTCTGACAGAGCAACTCCTGATCGCCCACCAGCCACACTGACAGGGAtcagggaggaggaagacgaggaagaagacgaggaagagggCTGCTGGTTGCTGCTGCGGcaggtgaaagaaagaaaagaatgaggataaaaagaacaacaacaataaatagtAAGAATGCGCAGTAGTACACAGCAAATTTGGGTATGCCCTATACATTTTACTGGAACTACCGTTTGAATTCCACTTCTTTCAATATACAAACATTTTAGTCGATACATTTACAAAAGATTTATACCTGTATATCTCTGTGGTGCTGCAGGGGCTGCTGAGTGCCGACCCCTGACCTCCAACTCCCATCCTCGTGTGACCTCCAGAGGCGGGGACAGATTGACCAGTGATGAGGCCCTGCACGAACTCTCTGCCTGGGGGGAACGGAGGGGAATCCATTCCTGGCTGAGTGGTATCAGCAAGATCAGGGCTCAGAAGAGTGTGAATCCGTGCCTCTGATGACCCCCCACTAGTCCTCCGCTCAGACTTGACCGACTCCACCTGCCTCCCCACCGCCACTGATGAGAGTTGCACTGCCGTTGCAACTGAATTCAAGTGATCTCCTGCCAGGGCCACAACAGGCTCAGCTCCACCACCATCACTCTGTCTTCCCCTCTCTATTGCCTTCCTCAGACCGGCACTCTCCTCGGAGCGGGTGCTGTCGGCCTCAGCCTGAGGCCCTCGTCTCTGCAGCCGTCTCTTGCACACTCTCACCACCTCGTTCATGTGCAGAAAGCTCGCAGCCGCCAGTATGTCCTCCACCGGTTGAgactcctccagctgcagcacacCTTCATAAACAAAGTCCAAGAGCAAGCCAAAAGCAGCAGCCGTGACAATGTCACTGTCGAGTGTGACAGAGCAGCTAGATTTGTTTTCACCATTGCTCCCTGGGGAATCCGAGTAAAACATGTGAAAGAAAGGCGAGCAGGAGGCCAGGACAGCACGATGAGCCATGAACTGGGACGATCCCACCAGGACGGTGCAGTCGCAGAGGAAGCCTCTCTGACGCTGGGAGCGCAGCGCGGACAGGAGCTGCTGGGAGTGCTGGGGGAACTCCATCACCTGAGCAAGGGAGAGGAGGACTCAGTACAGACAGCTCTGGGGTCAGCTAGAAAGAAATGTTATCTTATGATTTCTTCAGATAATAATGACCTGCTCAAATTTAACATTGGGTCATCTCTCTTGGCAAAAAATATCCATAAAAGGTCATTACATTCTAACtacataaaaaaacaccaatCCCTTTACACTTATATttgatgaggtttttttttataaaatagaGAGAAGGCAATAATCATAACATTCTGTTCGACACTTGTGGGCCACCGTACACAAGAATTCCAACACAGATCAATAAGAACAGGAGTTACATCAACCTGTacctgactgactgactttATGACATCAACAGTAAAGCAGAACAGCGGGACACTCACCGGAAGTGTGGCCCGTGGATCTCTTCAACTGCCGTTAATGAAAGGTGAGTGATCGGAGCGCTGCCATGGTGATCGGACCAAACCCCTCAGCGTAGTTTCACCATTGCGTcacactacacacaaacaacacagtcaatgaggagcaggaggggaggggggggggcacagagctAACAGCGTTAACAAGGTATGACAGAGATTCCTCCAGGCAGACAGGTAGTTCCTGATCAACCGTGCTAACTGTTAGCCCAGTCAGCTCAGCCTCAGTCTACAGCCCCAGAGCTCCACGGCCCCCTGGTTCCTGTTAGCATCCGTTAGCATTGAGTTAGCCTGAAGCACAGAGCAGCGGTCCTGCTCCGGTGTGACTCCTGCGTTTAGAGAGGCGGTGGAAGTCTTCTTACCTGCGACAGATGCTGCTTGTTTGTTTCCATCCCAGACAAAATGCAGCTCTTCCTCTGTGGTGCTTGGATTGCGACAGCCGCACTCCACCCGCCACACCGCCACCTGCAGGCGGGCTGGGGGAACATGAGGAAGTAGGCAGCTGGCTGCATGTTTGTTGACAGCAGTCGGGGCGAGTCCTCTGATTCATTAGTAACAGTAGTTTGTGACAGTCATTTAATGGGTTAAACTCGCAAATTTATATATTACATCAGCCAGCAGCTGGAAACCATGATCTGAGTGATAACACTCACTGCATTGAAATGGAcagtgacagaggaggaagaggaggaagaggaggaggtggtagaGGAAGGAGGAACCGTGGTGGAGAGGTGAGAGATTGCAGCGTCACAGAAAGAGATTGTGCCCATTTTATAACAGCTCATACAATATATTTCTAGCTCACGATATGTCTGTGATATGTCACTAATAAGACAGGCAGCATGGGTTGTTTGTAACAGTAAAGTCTGGGCTCTATTTTTAAACCATAGCTATATTCAGAGCTGAGATTGAgtgtctctgtctttcctccCTGACCAGGACAGAGATGTCCGCCTGTCCAAATCCATGACTTATGCTCTGCGTCATGGAGCCAACCAGATGGGTCTTCAAATGAGAGCAGGTGAGCTGGTCATAAAACAAATTTCCCTTCAGTGTTACTGTCACAGTCTCTGTCAAAAGTTTGGATGTATGAAGCGTTATCTTTTCCTAACCCTATCAGTCCATATCAATGATTATCACTATAAacgtcacattattatttcttttaattttacagactgatttttgctcctgagtgaggGTTGTGGTTTTTCTGATAAATActattttacaaatctgaggtagagCACTTGAACGTGTGTGTATTTAACGCAATTGTGAATAAAAGGCAGAAACACCCAATGATACCATAATATAACTGAAgactattattttcattttaacaaccACAAGTTGGATTTCCCTATACATTTTAAGGTCTACACCTTAATATGTTGTGTTTTGGCACATACAATTCAACTGAATTTTGATCTgttgtgctatacaaataaagtaaaaattaGCATTATGTTGTGGGCTTATTTTTGTCTTTAGCCTCTATGACATAGAAATAGAATTACAATACTGTATTATTTCACATATCGGACTGTTTGATTTTAATGTGACCAATTTGTTCAATAAACACAGATGATGAACAACTACAAATGTTTTGGGTCTATGCTTCAATCACTCATATTCATATTATGAACCATAGTCAAAGCACTCAATAAAATCATGGTTGTAGTCTAACATAGGTAGGTTCCTCCAGCAAAAGTTACAATTGACCATATGATATAATAATTGACATTGTGGTAAATGTTGCCTGTTGCTATTATGTACAGGTCTAGAAACGGCAGTGGCTTTCTTTCTACATCATTCACAAAACCACCACCTCTATTCTGAGTTTCACAGAATGCTTTTAGACTGTAAATGTATTCCAGTGCAGCGTGCAGTGCACAGAGGTGAGTGGAAAGTGGAAGTGTGACCAGAGTTATAACAGCTATCATTCTTCACAGATGGCTTCTTGTTTGTGGAGGAGCTCTTGGCCCACCCGCAGTTTCGCTCTTACTCATTGGAGGACATCGAGAGAGTCGTGGTCACAGATGACAAGCAGCGCTTCAAGCTGCGTTCGCACCCAgaggatggacggatggagatTCGAGCCAACCAGGGCCATTCAGTCCAGGTAAACAGAGCCATGTTTTTTCGGATCGTTTGTATTCCAGAACAGAGACATTTGGACATCTGAGGATGGCACAGAAAATAGTTTTCAACAGCAAAACAGCATGCCTTGCCAGGATGTTTGGGGATATGCTGTATTCAGTGTTATATTTgtgctgtttatttaaagtgcACCAAAACTGCTTTTAAATGGATCAGTTTTCCTCTATGTGGCCTAACATGATACATCTATATGAGGTTTTGTCACATCTCAAATTCCCCCGAATTTAATCCTATCCAGTACAGTTTTTTCTCCAAATTTTTCCCAAATAGTGGTTTACTTCACTATCACTATAGATCTTTATAACTAATCAAGCAAAAAGATCCCTGACATTCTCTTTATAAAGTTTAACAAAACTCGGAATTAGTCCATTAATCTTCTCCCTGGTTCCTTTGCTGCTGTCAGGTGAGGGATTTGGAGCTGAAACCGGTCCTGCCTGGTTCTTCAGACTATCCTGCTGAGGCCGTTCATGGCTCCTACCTCAGCAAATGGAGCTCTATCCAGCAGCAGGGTCTGAGCCGCATGACGAGGACGCACATTCACCTGGCACCAGGACTCCCAGGGGAGGATGGCGTCATCAGTGGTAAACTCtgcatgtggtgtgtgtgacagaaaagGAGACACACACGCGTGTCTTCTGGACATTGATAAAACCTGGGCCTACAGAGATATTTCATTTTCCCTCCAGGAATGAGAACAAACTGTGATCTTGCCGTGTTCATCGACGTCCCAAAAGCTCTCGCTGGTAATTTTAGCCTTTCGACTGTTGCCCAATTCAGTCCACATGTTGAGCCAACAATCTCTCACGtgtgttttatatgtatttgtgaCCGAACAGATGGTATTGAGTTCTTCTGGTCAGAAAACGGCGTGTTGCTGACTGCAGGTGACGCAGAGGGAAAACTTCTCCCAAAGTACTTTAGCCGAGCCTTAAGACTGAGACCTACACGTAAGAAAAACTGTCACTTGGAttttcagattttgttttgaaggattTATGATCTCCTTGTTCTCTGAGGTCACTCTGGTCCTGTGTTTCAGAGAGCATCCTGCCACTTCAGTAGCAGCAGCCTGCATCACCTCTATTATGTAACCTTGGGGACACACACCTCAGGCTTCCTGGAAGACGGCTCCTA from Limanda limanda chromosome 10, fLimLim1.1, whole genome shotgun sequence carries:
- the zbtb3 gene encoding zinc finger and BTB domain-containing protein 3 isoform X2 yields the protein MEFPQHSQQLLSALRSQRQRGFLCDCTVLVGSSQFMAHRAVLASCSPFFHMFYSDSPGSNGENKSSCSVTLDSDIVTAAAFGLLLDFVYEGVLQLEESQPVEDILAAASFLHMNEVVRVCKRRLQRRGPQAEADSTRSEESAGLRKAIERGRQSDGGGAEPVVALAGDHLNSVATAVQLSSVAVGRQVESVKSERRTSGGSSEARIHTLLSPDLADTTQPGMDSPPFPPGREFVQGLITGQSVPASGGHTRMGVGGQGSALSSPCSTTEIYSNQQPSSSSSSSSSSSLIPVSVAGGRSGVALSESSLSPSLHQDVLRLPRHNDVRKRLETDHRGTSDGGQQMVMLIHGSAPNSHLQSNPVQSPIQRAPPQIRIQNTLSLQSQSSDFHIHCQTQNLGGPEGDTGASPTTRNVGRVRTDSSNEKNVIVKVEAIVISDEELEEENREREPVMELDNDFEDDLQEEELNSPQFLHSHPQALLQMTSHSNDYSFPLSPSSSSSGAGPSSQEPSSFAASLLTPSTAQQHLETPTYYQDSMGNFMEDVPTCGVCGKTFSCTYTLRRHAIVHTRERPYECRYCYRSYTQSGDLYRHIRKAHDQTLPAKRSKADMEPSLSPQPPPDLS
- the trpt1 gene encoding tRNA 2'-phosphotransferase 1 isoform X1 yields the protein MDSDRGGRGGRGGGGRGRRNRGGEDRDVRLSKSMTYALRHGANQMGLQMRADGFLFVEELLAHPQFRSYSLEDIERVVVTDDKQRFKLRSHPEDGRMEIRANQGHSVQVRDLELKPVLPGSSDYPAEAVHGSYLSKWSSIQQQGLSRMTRTHIHLAPGLPGEDGVISGMRTNCDLAVFIDVPKALADGIEFFWSENGVLLTAGDAEGKLLPKYFSRALRLRPTQSILPLQ
- the zbtb3 gene encoding zinc finger and BTB domain-containing protein 3 isoform X1: MEFPQHSQQLLSALRSQRQRGFLCDCTVLVGSSQFMAHRAVLASCSPFFHMFYSDSPGSNGENKSSCSVTLDSDIVTAAAFGLLLDFVYEGVLQLEESQPVEDILAAASFLHMNEVVRVCKRRLQRRGPQAEADSTRSEESAGLRKAIERGRQSDGGGAEPVVALAGDHLNSVATAVQLSSVAVGRQVESVKSERRTSGGSSEARIHTLLSPDLADTTQPGMDSPPFPPGREFVQGLITGQSVPASGGHTRMGVGGQGSALSSPCSTTEIYSSNQQPSSSSSSSSSSSLIPVSVAGGRSGVALSESSLSPSLHQDVLRLPRHNDVRKRLETDHRGTSDGGQQMVMLIHGSAPNSHLQSNPVQSPIQRAPPQIRIQNTLSLQSQSSDFHIHCQTQNLGGPEGDTGASPTTRNVGRVRTDSSNEKNVIVKVEAIVISDEELEEENREREPVMELDNDFEDDLQEEELNSPQFLHSHPQALLQMTSHSNDYSFPLSPSSSSSGAGPSSQEPSSFAASLLTPSTAQQHLETPTYYQDSMGNFMEDVPTCGVCGKTFSCTYTLRRHAIVHTRERPYECRYCYRSYTQSGDLYRHIRKAHDQTLPAKRSKADMEPSLSPQPPPDLS
- the trpt1 gene encoding tRNA 2'-phosphotransferase 1 isoform X2 yields the protein MTYALRHGANQMGLQMRADGFLFVEELLAHPQFRSYSLEDIERVVVTDDKQRFKLRSHPEDGRMEIRANQGHSVQVRDLELKPVLPGSSDYPAEAVHGSYLSKWSSIQQQGLSRMTRTHIHLAPGLPGEDGVISGMRTNCDLAVFIDVPKALADGIEFFWSENGVLLTAGDAEGKLLPKYFSRALRLRPTQSILPLQ